Proteins from one Geomonas agri genomic window:
- a CDS encoding peptide chain release factor family protein, whose amino-acid sequence MADFAVSEEKNRWLKAKMEQLGIAEKDLEERFVHSSGRGGQHVNKSSSCVYLKHLPSGLEVKCMESRSQSLNRFLARRLLLEKIEGAGGGMTKKELAAEKLKRQKARRKRRSGAKYGTDTAKDVDQGPETGSVASTIRNESQ is encoded by the coding sequence ATGGCTGATTTTGCGGTGAGCGAGGAAAAGAACCGCTGGCTGAAGGCGAAGATGGAACAGCTCGGGATCGCGGAGAAGGACCTGGAGGAGCGCTTTGTCCATTCCTCAGGCCGCGGCGGTCAGCACGTCAACAAGAGCTCGTCCTGCGTCTACCTGAAACACCTCCCCAGCGGGCTGGAAGTGAAATGCATGGAATCGCGCAGCCAGTCACTGAACCGGTTCCTGGCGCGGCGGCTGCTGCTGGAGAAGATCGAGGGGGCCGGCGGCGGCATGACCAAGAAAGAATTGGCTGCGGAAAAGCTGAAAAGGCAGAAGGCTCGCAGAAAGCGGCGCAGCGGTGCCAAGTATGGCACCGATACTGCAAAAGATGTTGACCAAGGCCCGGAAACGGGGTCTGTAGCGTCAACTATCCGGAATGAGAGCCAATAA
- a CDS encoding metallophosphoesterase translates to MTAISRRAFLAGGIAFFPYLYYQRVSVAVRRYRVPVHNLPPPFHGFTILHITDLHDKEFGDHGEDLLAILRPLHFDLVAVTGDLVLRTSPRVEAALELIRGIRSFSKSPIFSVSGNHEWGAQLAPQVNAELEQAGVRVLTNEAELLRGGEDRLWVAGVDDPVTGRANLTQALSRTDTRQPRLLLAHSPHPFPQAVQDGVDLMLVGHTHGGQIRVPLIGALYVPFMGYLPRWDYGLYRQGKSTMIVNGGLGESGVPIRINNPPEVALVTLYPSDPTQFSAKEVMG, encoded by the coding sequence ATGACAGCTATCAGCAGGCGCGCATTCCTAGCCGGCGGGATCGCCTTTTTTCCCTACCTCTACTACCAGCGGGTTTCGGTGGCGGTGCGGCGCTACCGGGTGCCGGTGCACAACCTACCCCCACCTTTCCACGGCTTCACCATCCTGCATATCACCGACCTGCACGACAAGGAATTCGGGGACCACGGTGAGGATCTGCTTGCGATACTGCGTCCATTGCACTTTGACCTCGTGGCCGTCACGGGAGACCTGGTGCTGCGGACCTCGCCAAGGGTGGAGGCAGCCCTCGAATTGATCAGGGGAATTCGCAGCTTTTCCAAGAGCCCGATCTTCTCGGTGAGCGGCAATCACGAATGGGGCGCGCAACTGGCACCGCAAGTCAACGCGGAACTGGAACAGGCTGGTGTCAGGGTGCTGACCAACGAAGCGGAGCTGCTGCGAGGTGGGGAGGACCGGCTCTGGGTGGCCGGGGTGGACGATCCCGTAACCGGAAGGGCGAACTTGACGCAGGCGCTAAGCCGTACTGATACCCGCCAACCGCGCCTGCTGCTGGCCCATTCGCCGCACCCCTTCCCGCAGGCGGTGCAGGACGGTGTGGACCTGATGCTGGTTGGCCACACCCACGGGGGACAGATCCGCGTCCCCTTGATCGGCGCCCTCTACGTTCCCTTCATGGGTTACCTGCCAAGGTGGGATTACGGCCTGTACCGACAAGGGAAGAGCACCATGATCGTCAACGGCGGTCTGGGGGAGAGTGGGGTCCCGATCCGCATCAACAACCCTCCCGAAGTGGCGCTGGTAACCCTGTACCCTTCGGACCCCACCCAGTTCTCAGCAAAGGAGGTAATGGGCTAG